From a region of the Phragmites australis chromosome 21, lpPhrAust1.1, whole genome shotgun sequence genome:
- the LOC133903654 gene encoding disease resistance protein RGA5-like, producing MELATAALGSLLPKLGTLLTDEYKLQKELRGEIKFLQAEMESMQAALKQVSELPAHQIRDLDKIWARDLKELSYDIEDSVDTFMVRIDAPVDAKQHSFRRFFDRTIGLLTKAKTRRHIADDIKDIKRRLHEVAARRERYKFEDIAAKPDTSTVIDPRVPALFEEAAKLVGTDGPAEKISNLLTQGTDVQKQKLMVVSIVGVGGLGKTTVANLVYERLRGQFKCQAFVSVSLKPNMKQILSSILRQVSKDKCTNAGEKEPSDLIKSIREFLNDKRYFIVIDDVWNDEAWKFIKSALIDNNLGSKVIVTTRNVGVANLCSVDGAKYELDPLSDADSKRLLCKRIFNEVEGIHSELEEVAKKILKKCGGVPLAIITIASMLASLPNQTKYEWYHVYNSMGSGLENDKTPENMRGILSLSYNDLPYYLKPCLLYLSMFPEDFVIPRDVLVQMWAAEGFIIEEKGRNLYEIGGRYFTELVNRSMIQPVGIDDFGSATACRVHDMILDLIISLSAQENFVIISEGPQLISPKCTIRRLSLQDSQVDSNEEDSKEEQVTQPTNVNMSHVRSLIAFNDDAFQRWPPLSRFSVLRVLYLAHFPWWDIDPKHLGSLHHLRYLGLGNVLEAEVLEEIGNLQLLKTLDLQDAYVKELPASITRLRQLENLIINDRPKLPDGIGNLMSLQELGWLDVELSPNTLAELGNLTQLRVLTISGLTFNESYVKTFLQSLSNLHNIRTLVLIHSLRLDLDCMSDQWRCPAHLQNIEINSNASLSRLPRWFSTLSELSCLSITVEVLRQDDLQLLGALPVLRFLKLELQGPDGIMTEERLVIGIDEPFRSLAEFNFINQTRWWLEFGQGVMPRLQRLELYFWVRKREDIGLENLTSLKHVTARVDCRCARIREVEDVETKIRDVIEIHPNHPTLELSRDRTFFMKDRR from the exons ATGGAGCTCGCGACGGCGGCGCTGGGCAGCCTCCTCCCCAAGCTGGGCACCCTCCTCACCGATGAATACAAGCTGCAGAAGGAGCTCAGGGGGGAGATCAAGTTCCTGCAAGCCGAAATGGAGAGCATGCAGGCTGCCCTCAAGCAGGTGTCTGAGCTGCCGGCTCATCAGATTCGTGACCTGGATAAGATCTGGGCGAGGGACCTGAAGGAGCTGTCCTATGACATCGAGGACAGCGTTGACACTTTCATGGTGCGCATCGATGCTCCTGTGGATGCCAAGCAGCATAGCTTCCGAAGGTTCTTCGATAGGACCATCGGCTTGTTAACAAAGGCCAAAACTCGCCGTCATATCGCTGATGACATCAAAGACATCAAGCGCCGCCTCCATGAGGTCGCTGCTAGGCGAGAAAGGTACAAGTTTGAAGATATTGCAGCGAAGCCTGACACGTCGACGGTCATCGATCCTCGCGTGCCAGCTCTCTTTGAAGAAGCAGCGAAGCTTGTTGGCACAGATGGCCCTGCAGAGAAGATCTCCAACTTGCTAACCCAAGGGACAGATGTGCAAAAACAGAAGCTAATGGTTGTCTCAATTGTTGGAGTTGGAGGCCTGGGTAAAACGACCGTTGCCAATTTGGTGTATGAAAGGCTTAGGGGCCAATTTAAATGTCAAGCTTTCGTCTCGGTGTCGCTGAAGCCAAACATGAAGCAGATTCTCAGCAGCATACTACGGCAAGTTAGTAAAGACAAGTGCACCAATGCTGGAGAAAAAGAACCGAGTGACCTTATAAAGAGCATCAGGGAATTCCTCAACGATAAGAG GTACTTCATTGTAATTGATGACGTATGGAATGATGAAGCGTGGAAATTCATCAAAAGTGCTCTGATTGACAACAATCTTGGTAGCAAAGTTATTGTGACAACCCGTAATGTTGGTGTGGCTAATTTGTGTTCTGTTGATGGCGCTAAATATGAACTAGATCCTCTCTCTGATGCGGATTCCAAGAGGCTGCTTTGTAAAAGGATATTTAATGAGGTAGAGGGAATTCATTCTGAACTGGAGGAGGTAGctaagaaaattttgaagaagtgtgGTGGGGTACCATTAGCTATCATTACTATAGCTAGTATGTTGGCTAGTTTACCAAACCAAACAAAGTATGAATGGTACCACGTATACAATTCCATGGGTTCTGGACTTGAAAATGACAAGACTCCGGAGAACATGCGAGGGATATTATCTCTTAGTTATAATGATCTACCTTACTATCTTAAGCCTTGCTTACTGTATCTGAGCATGTTTCCCGAGGATTTTGTGATCCCAAGAGATGTGTTGGTACAGATGTGGGCAGCGGAAGGTTTTATTATTgaagaaaaggggagaaattTGTATGAAATTGGAGGGAGATATTTCACTGAGCTTGTTAATAGAAGCATGATTCAGCCGGTAGGCATTGATGATTTTGGCAGTGCAACAGCTTGCCGTGTGCATGATATGATACTTGATCTCATCATTTCCCTTTCAGCACAAGAAAATTTTGTCATCATATCAGAAGGCCCACAGCTCATATCTCCAAAGTGCACGATTCGACGACTATCACTGCAAGATAGCCAGGTAGATAGCAATGAAGAAGATAGCAAGGAAGAGCAAGTCACACAGCCAACAAATGTGAACATGTCCCATGTGAGGTCACTCATTGCATTTAATGATGATGCTTTCCAACGGTGGCCACCTCTGTCAAGGTTTTCAGTTCTCCGTGTTTTGTATTTGGCACATTTTCCCTGGTGGGATATTGATCCTAAGCATCTAGGGAGTTTGCACCACTTGAGATATCTGGGACTAGGAAATGTGCTTGAAGCAGAGGTTCTAGAAGAAATTGGAAACCTTCAACTTCTGAAGACATTGGATTTGCAGGACGCATACGTAAAAGAACTGCCAGCAAGTATTACTCGGCTAAGACAACTTGAGAATCTGATTATTAATGATAGGCCGAAATTGCCAGATGGGATTGGGAATTTAATGTCCCTACAAGAGTTGGGATGGCTTGATGTGGAATTATCACCAAACACTCTGGCTGAGCTAGGCAATCTTACACAACTGAGGGTGCTGACAATATCCGGATTAACTTTTAATGAGAGTTATGTGAAGACTTTTCTCCAGAGCCTATCGAATCTACACAACATTCGCACTCTAGTTCTCATTCACAGTCTAAGGCTAGATTTAGATTGCATGTCAGATCAATGGAGGTGCCCTGCACATCTACAAAACATTGAAATAAACAGTAATGCGAGCTTGTCTCGGTTGCCACGGTGGTTTTCCACCCTCTCTGAACTCTCCTGCTTATCCATCACGGTCGAGGTGCTTAGACAGGATGATCTTCAACTGCTTGGAGCTTTACCTGTGCTACGCTTTCTTAAATTAGAATTACAAGGTCCGGATGGTATTATGACTGAAGAACGGCTGGTGATTGGTATTGATGAGCCCTTCCGCTCTCTAGCAGAGTTTAATTTTATCAACCAAACACGATGGTGGTTGGAGTTTGGTCAAGGAGTGATGCCAAGGCTTCAAAGGCTTGAGTTATACTTTTGGGTACGGAAGAGAGAAGATATTGGCTTGGAGAACCTGACTTCCCTTAAACATGTCACCGCCAGAGTTGACTGTCGGTGCGCCCGGATCAGGGAGGTGGAGGATGTAGAGACCAAGATCAGGGATGTGATTGAGATCCATCCCAACCATCCAACTCTTGAGTTGTCAAGAGATCGGACCTTTTTTATGAAGGATCGAAGGTAA